The Glycine soja cultivar W05 chromosome 6, ASM419377v2, whole genome shotgun sequence genome has a window encoding:
- the LOC114416260 gene encoding G-type lectin S-receptor-like serine/threonine-protein kinase SD1-1: MIKKPGTATKLNKKRYKNKHRTEDIDLPTVLANVTKNFSTKNKLGEGGFGPVYKGTLIDGKALAVKRLSKKSGQGLDEFKNEVALIAKLQHCNLVKLLGFSVEGEEKMLIYEYMPNQSLNYFVFGWTPYTKGSCIARGLLYLHQDFRLRIIHRDLKTSNILLDANLDPKISDFRLARSFLGDQVEENTNRVTGTYGYMPPEYAVRGNFPVKSDVFSYGVIVLEIVSDKRNREFADPENYNNLLGHVRQQV; the protein is encoded by the exons atgattaaaaaaccaG GGACAGCaacaaaattgaacaagaaGCGTTACAAAAATAAACACCGAACAGAAGACATTGACTTGCCAACAGTCTTAGCTAATGTGACTAAAAACTTCTCAACAAAAAATAAGCTCGGAGAAGGTGGATTTGGGCCGGTATACAAG GGCACACTTATAGATGGGAAAGCGTTAGCTGTGAAAAGGCTTTCAAAGAAGTCTGGACAAGGTTTAGATGAGTTCAAAAATGAAGTGGCACTAATTGCCAAACTTCAGCACTGTAATCTTGTAAAGCTTCTTGGTTTCTCCgtagaaggagaagaaaaaatgttGATTTATGAGTACATGCCCAACCAAAGCTTGAACTACTTTGTTTTTGGTTGGACCCCTTACA CAAAAGGAAGTTGCATTGCGAGGGGACTTCTTTATCTTCACCAAGACTTCAGGCTGAGGATTATTCACAGGGATCTAAAAACTAGCAATATTTTGCTGGATGCAAATTTGGATCCAAAAATATCAGACTTTCGCTTGGCTCGATCATTTTTGGGAGATCAAGTTGAGGAAAACACAAATAGGGTGACAGGAACATA tggttACATGCCTCCTGAGTATGCTGTGCGTGGCAATTTCCCAGTAAAATCGGATGTCTTTAGTTACGGAGTAATTGTACTAGAGATTGTAAGTGATAAGAGAAACAGAGAATTTGCAGACCCCGAAAACTACAATAATCTTCTTGGACATGTAAGGCAACAGGTCTGA
- the LOC114416951 gene encoding G-type lectin S-receptor-like serine/threonine-protein kinase At4g27290, with protein MLFIWFFIFFYMTTTSTSVDRLAVTQSIRDGETLASAGGIIEAGFFSPGNSIRRYLGIWYRNVSPFIVVWVANRNTPLENKSGVLKLNEKGVLELLNATNNTIWSSNIVSSNAVNNPIACLFDSGNFVVKNSEDGVLWQSFDYPGDTLMPGIKLGWNLETGLERSISSWKSDDDPAEGEYAIKIDLRGLPQMIEFKGSDIRMRTGSWNGLTTVGYPSPTPLLIRKFVVNEKEVYYEYEIIKRSMFIVSKLTPSGITQSFSWTNQTSTPQVVQNGEKDQCENYAFCGANSICIYDDNYLTCECLRGYVPKSPDEWNIRIWFDGCIRRNKSDCKISYTDGFLKYSHLKLPDTSSSWFSNTMNLDECQKSCLENCSCKAYANLDIRNGGSGCLLWFNTLLDLRKFSEWGQDLYVRVPVSELDHAAGHGNIKKKTVEITLGVITFGLVTCACIFIKKYPGTARKLCCQHCKIKQKKGDADLPTFDLSVLANATQNFSTKNKLGEGGFGQVYKGTLIDGQELAVKRLSKKSGQGVEEFKNEVALIAKLQHRNLVKLLGCCIEGEEKMLIYEYMPNQSLDYFVFDETKRKMLDWHKRFNIISGIARGLLYLHQDSRLRIIHRDLKPSNILLDANLDPKISDFGLARLFLGDQVEANTNRVAGTYGYIPPEYAARGHFSVKSDVYSYGVIILEIVSGKKNREFSDPEHYNNLLGHAWRLWSEERALELLDEVLGEQCEPAEVIRCIQVGLLCVQQRPEDRPDMSSVVLLLNGDKLLSKPKVPGFYTERDVSSEASSSSANHKLCSVNELSITVLNAR; from the exons ATGTTATTTATTTGGTTCTTTATATTCTTCTACATGACTACAACTTCCACTTCAGTAGACCGTTTAGCGGTGACTCAATCCATCCGAGATGGTGAGACTTTGGCTTCTGCGGGTGGAATTATAGAAGCGGGTTTCTTCAGTCCCGGAAATTCCATAAGACGATATTTGGGTATATGGTACAGAAATGTATCTCCTTTCATAGTGGTGTGGGTGGCTAACAGAAATACACCTCTTGAGAATAAATCAGGAGTCCTTAAACTCAATGAAAAAGGGGTTCTTGAGCTTCTCAACGCTACAAACAACACTATTTGGTCATCCAATATTGTATCAAGCAATGCAGTGAATAACCCAATTGCTTGCCTTTTTGATTCGGGAAATTTTGTGGTGAAAAATAGCGAGGACGGCGTCTTGTGGCAGAGTTTTGATTATCCGGGTGATACCTTGATGCCAGGAATAAAACTTGGATGGAACTTAGAGACTGGACTAGAAAGATCTATTTCTTCTTGGAAAAGTGATGATGATCCTGCTGAGGGAGAATATGCTATAAAAATTGATCTTCGAGGGTTACCTCAAATGATTGAATTCAAGGGATCTGATATAAGAATGAGAACAGGGTCGTGGAATGGCTTGACAACAGTTGGATATCCATCTCCAACTCCTCTATTGATACGCAAATTTGTGGTCAATGAAAAAGAGGTGTATTATGAGTACGAGATTATTAAAAGATCGATGTTCATTGTATCCAAGCTTACCCCATCAGGCATAACGCAGAGTTTCTCTTGGACAAACCAAACAAGCACACCGCAAGTTGTCCAAAATGGGGAGAAAGATCAATGCGAGAACTATGCCTTTTGTGGTGCAAATTCTATATGCATTTATGATGATAACTATCTAACTTGTGAATGTCTGAGAGGTTATGTTCCCAAGTCTCCTGATGAATGGAATATACGAATTTGGTTTGATGGTTGTATTCGGAGGAACAAATCTGATTGCAAAATCAGTTATACAGATGGCTTCTTGAAGTACTCACACTTGAAATTGCCCGACACGTCTTCGTCATGGTTTAGTAACACTATGAACCTTGATGAATGTCAAAAGTCATGTCTTGAAAACTGTTCTTGTAAAGCATATGCGAATTTAGATATCCGCAATGGAGGAAGTGGCTGTCTACTTTGGTTTAACACTCTACTTGACTTGAGGAAATTCTCTGAATGGGGACAAGATTTATATGTCAGGGTCCCTGTTTCAGAATTAG ATCATGCTGCAGGCCATGGAAACATCAAGAAAAAGACAGTAGAAATCACACTTGGTGTGATTACTTTTGGATTAGTCACATGTGCAtgcatatttataaaaaaatatccag GAACAGCAAGAAAACTTTGCTGCCAGCATTGCAAAATTAAACAGAAAAAGGGAGATGCGGATTTGCCAACTTTTGATTTGTCAGTCTTAGCTAATGCTACCCAAAACTTTTCAACTAAAAACAAGCTCGGAGAAGGTGGCTTTGGACAAGTATACAAG gGCACGTTGATAGATGGACAAGAGTTAGCTGTGAAAAGGCTTTCAAAGAAATCTGGACAAGGGGTAGAAGAGTTCAAAAATGAAGTAGCATTGATTGCAAAACTTCAGCATCGTAATCTTGTTAAGCTTCTGGGTTGTTGCAtcgaaggagaagaaaaaatgttaatttatgaATACATGCCCAACCAAAGCTTGGACTACTTTGTTTTTG ATGAAACCAAAAGAAAGATGCTTGATTGGCATAAGCGTTTCAACATTATTAGTGGCATAGCTCGAGGACTTCTGTATCTTCATCAAGACTCTAGGCTGAGGATTATTCACAGAGATCTCAAACCTAGCAATATTTTACTGGACGCAAATTTGGATCCCAAAATATCAGACTTTGGCTTGGCAAGATTATTTTTGGGAGATCAAGTTGAGGCAAACACAAATAGGGTGGCTGGCACATA tggTTACATTCCTCCTGAGTATGCTGCACGTGGGCATTTCTCAGTTAAGTCAGATGTCTATAGTTatggtgtgataatactagagATTGTAAGTGGGAAGAAAAACAGAGAATTTTCTGACCCAGAACACTACAATAATCTTCTTGGGCAT GCATGGAGATTATGGAGTGAAGAGAGGGCGTTGGAACTATTGGATGAAGTGTTAGGAGAACAATGCGAGCCCGCTGAAGTCATACGATGCATACAGGTAGGCCTACTGTGTGTGCAACAAAGACCAGAGGATAGACCAGACATGTCATCCGTGGTTTTATTGTTGAATGGTGATAAATTATTGTCAAAGCCAAAGGTTCCTGGTTTTTACACTGAAAGGGATGTTTCATCTGAAGCCAGTTCTTCATCGGCAAATCACAAACTTTGCTCAGTTAATGAACTTTCCATCACAGTGTTAAATGCAAGATAA
- the LOC114416948 gene encoding G-type lectin S-receptor-like serine/threonine-protein kinase At4g27290 isoform X2 yields MLLIWFLLISYTTTTSTSTLRSVNHLAVSQSIRDGETLVSAGGITELGFFSPGNSTRRYLAIWYTNVSPYTVVWVANRNTPLQNNSGVLKLNEKGILELLSPTNGTIWSSNISSKAVNNPVAYLLDSGNFVVKNGHETNENSFLWQSFDYPTDTLMSGMKLGWNIETGLERYLTSWKSVEDPAEGEYTSKIELTGYPQLVRFKGPDIRTRIGSWNGLYLVGYPGPIHETSQKFVINEKEVYYEYDVVARWAFSVYKLTPSGTGQSLYWSSERTTRKIASTGEEDQCENYTFCGANSICNFDGNRPTCECLRGYVPKSPDQWNMSVWSDGCVPRNKSNCKNSYTDGFFTYKHLKLPDTSASRYNKTMNLDECQRSCLTTCSCTAYTNLDIRDGGSGCLLWSNDLVDMRKFSDWGQDLFVRVPASELGTARKLYNKHFKSKPRKEDGDLPTFNLSVLANATENFSTKNKLGEGGFGPVYKGKLIDGQVLAVKRLSKESGQGLEEFKNEVALIAKLQHRNLVKLLGCCIEGEEKMLIYEYMPNQSLDYFIFDETKRKLLDWHKRFNIISGIARGLLYLHQDSRLRIIHRDLKTSNILLDANFDPKISDFGLARSFLGDQFDAKTNRVAGTYGYIPPEYAARGHFSVKSDVFSYGVILLEIVSGKKNREFSDPQHYNNLLGHAWRLWTEGRALELLDEVLGEQCTLSEIIRCIQIGLLCVQQRPEDRPDMSSVGLFLNGDKLLSKPKVPGFYTEKDVTSEANSSSANHKLCSVNELSITILDAR; encoded by the exons ATGTTACTTATTTGGTTCTTGCTAATCTCTTACACAACTACAACTTCAACTTCAACTTTGCGATCCGTAAATCATTTAGCAGTGAGTCAATCCATTCGAGATGGTGAGACTTTGGTTTCAGCTGGTGGAATTACTGAACTGGGTTTCTTCAGTCCCGGAAATTCGACAAGACGATACTTGGCTATATGGTACACAAATGTATCCCCTTACACAGTGGTATGGGTGGCTAACCGAAACACACCTCTTCAGAATAACTCAGGAGTTCTCAAACTCAATGAGAAAGGGATTCTTGAGCTTCTCAGTCCTACAAATGGCACCATTTGGTCATCCAATATATCAAGCAAAGCAGTGAATAATCCAGTTGCTTATCTTTTGGATTCGGGAAATTTTGTAGTGAAAAATGGACATGAAACTAACGAGAACAGCTTCTTGTGGCAGAGTTTTGATTATCCAACTGATACATTGATGTCAGGAATGAAGCTTGGGTGGAACATAGAGACTGGTCTAGAAAGATATCTTACATCTTGGAAAAGTGTTGAAGATCCAGCTGAGGGAGAATATACTTCAAAAATTGAACTTACAGGATATCCACAATTAGTACGGTTCAAGGGACCTGATATAAGAACCAGAATAGGATCATGGAATGGCTTGTATCTAGTTGGATATCCAGGTCCAATTCATGAAACATCACAAAAATTTGTGATCAATGAAAAAGAGGTGTATTATGAGTACGACGTTGTTGCTCGATGGGCCTTCAGTGTATATAAACTGACTCCTTCAGGCACAGGGCAGTCTTTATATTGGTCAAGTGAAAGAACCACAAGGAAAATCGCCTCAACTGGGGAGGAAGATCAATGCGAGAATTATACCTTTTGTGGAGCAAATTCTATATGCAATTTTGATGGTAACCGACCAACTTGTGAATGCTTGAGAGGTTATGTTCCCAAGTCTCCTGATCAATGGAATATGTCAGTCTGGTCCGATGGTTGTGTTCCAAGGAATAAATCAAATTGCAAGAACAGCTATACAGATGGTTTCTTTACATATAAACATTTGAAATTGCCAGACACATCTGCATCACGGTATAATAAAACCATGAACCTTGATGAATGTCAGAGGTCATGTCTTACAACCTGTTCCTGTACAGCATATACAAATTTGGATATCCGTGATGGAGGGAGTGGCTGTCTACTTTGGTCTAATGATCTGGTTGACATGAGGAAATTCTCTGATTGGGGACAAGACTTGTTTGTCAGAGTCCCAGCTTCAGAATTAG GGACAGCAAGAAAACTTTACAACAAGCATTTCAAAAGTAAACCGAGAAAGGAAGATGGTGATTTGCCAACTTTCAATTTGTCAGTCTTAGCTAATGCTACCGAAAACTTTTCAACTAAAAATAAGCTTGGCGAAGGTGGCTTTGGACCAGTGTACAAG GGAAAGCTGATAGATGGACAAGTGTTAGCTGTGAAAAGGCTTTCAAAGGAATCTGGACAAGGGCTAGAAGAATTCAAAAATGAAGTAGCATTGATTGCGAAACTTCAGCACCGTAATCTTGTAAAACTTCTGGGTTGTTGTAtcgaaggagaagaaaaaatgttaatttacgAATACATGCCGAATCAAAGCTTGGACTACTTTATTTTTG ATGAAACCAAAAGGAAATTGCTAGACTGGCATAAGCGTTTCAACATTATTAGTGGCATTGCTCGAGGACTTTTGTATCTTCATCAAGACTCTAGGCTGAGGATTATTCACAGAGACCTAAAAACTAGCAATATTTTACTAGATGCAAATTTTGATCCCAAAATATCAGACTTTGGCTTGGCTCGATCTTTTTTGGGAGATCAATTCGACGCAAAGACAAATAGAGTGGCTGGCACATA TGGTTACATACCTCCTGAGTATGCTGCACGTGGGCATTTCTCAGTGAAATCAGATGTCTTTAGTTATGGTGTGATACTACTAGAGATTGTAAGTGGGAAGAAAAACAGAGAATTTTCAGACCCACAACACTACAATAATCTTCTCGGGCAT GCATGGAGATTATGGACCGAAGGGAGGGCGCTGGAACTATTAGATGAAGTGTTAGGAGAACAATGCACACTCTCTGAAATCATACGATGCATACAAATAGGCCTACTATGTGTGCAACAAAGACCAGAAGATAGACCAGACATGTCATCCGTGGGTTTATTCTTGAATGGTGATAAATTATTGTCAAAGCCTAAGGTTCCGGGTTTTTACACCGAAAAGGATGTTACATCTGAAGCAAATTCTTCATCGGCAAATCACAAACTGTGCTCAGTTAATGAACTGTCCATCACAATATTAGATGCAAGATAG
- the LOC114416948 gene encoding G-type lectin S-receptor-like serine/threonine-protein kinase At4g27290 isoform X1: protein MLLIWFLLISYTTTTSTSTLRSVNHLAVSQSIRDGETLVSAGGITELGFFSPGNSTRRYLAIWYTNVSPYTVVWVANRNTPLQNNSGVLKLNEKGILELLSPTNGTIWSSNISSKAVNNPVAYLLDSGNFVVKNGHETNENSFLWQSFDYPTDTLMSGMKLGWNIETGLERYLTSWKSVEDPAEGEYTSKIELTGYPQLVRFKGPDIRTRIGSWNGLYLVGYPGPIHETSQKFVINEKEVYYEYDVVARWAFSVYKLTPSGTGQSLYWSSERTTRKIASTGEEDQCENYTFCGANSICNFDGNRPTCECLRGYVPKSPDQWNMSVWSDGCVPRNKSNCKNSYTDGFFTYKHLKLPDTSASRYNKTMNLDECQRSCLTTCSCTAYTNLDIRDGGSGCLLWSNDLVDMRKFSDWGQDLFVRVPASELDHAGHGNIKKKIVEIIVGVIIFGFLICASVFIIRNPWTARKLYNKHFKSKPRKEDGDLPTFNLSVLANATENFSTKNKLGEGGFGPVYKGKLIDGQVLAVKRLSKESGQGLEEFKNEVALIAKLQHRNLVKLLGCCIEGEEKMLIYEYMPNQSLDYFIFDETKRKLLDWHKRFNIISGIARGLLYLHQDSRLRIIHRDLKTSNILLDANFDPKISDFGLARSFLGDQFDAKTNRVAGTYGYIPPEYAARGHFSVKSDVFSYGVILLEIVSGKKNREFSDPQHYNNLLGHAWRLWTEGRALELLDEVLGEQCTLSEIIRCIQIGLLCVQQRPEDRPDMSSVGLFLNGDKLLSKPKVPGFYTEKDVTSEANSSSANHKLCSVNELSITILDAR from the exons ATGTTACTTATTTGGTTCTTGCTAATCTCTTACACAACTACAACTTCAACTTCAACTTTGCGATCCGTAAATCATTTAGCAGTGAGTCAATCCATTCGAGATGGTGAGACTTTGGTTTCAGCTGGTGGAATTACTGAACTGGGTTTCTTCAGTCCCGGAAATTCGACAAGACGATACTTGGCTATATGGTACACAAATGTATCCCCTTACACAGTGGTATGGGTGGCTAACCGAAACACACCTCTTCAGAATAACTCAGGAGTTCTCAAACTCAATGAGAAAGGGATTCTTGAGCTTCTCAGTCCTACAAATGGCACCATTTGGTCATCCAATATATCAAGCAAAGCAGTGAATAATCCAGTTGCTTATCTTTTGGATTCGGGAAATTTTGTAGTGAAAAATGGACATGAAACTAACGAGAACAGCTTCTTGTGGCAGAGTTTTGATTATCCAACTGATACATTGATGTCAGGAATGAAGCTTGGGTGGAACATAGAGACTGGTCTAGAAAGATATCTTACATCTTGGAAAAGTGTTGAAGATCCAGCTGAGGGAGAATATACTTCAAAAATTGAACTTACAGGATATCCACAATTAGTACGGTTCAAGGGACCTGATATAAGAACCAGAATAGGATCATGGAATGGCTTGTATCTAGTTGGATATCCAGGTCCAATTCATGAAACATCACAAAAATTTGTGATCAATGAAAAAGAGGTGTATTATGAGTACGACGTTGTTGCTCGATGGGCCTTCAGTGTATATAAACTGACTCCTTCAGGCACAGGGCAGTCTTTATATTGGTCAAGTGAAAGAACCACAAGGAAAATCGCCTCAACTGGGGAGGAAGATCAATGCGAGAATTATACCTTTTGTGGAGCAAATTCTATATGCAATTTTGATGGTAACCGACCAACTTGTGAATGCTTGAGAGGTTATGTTCCCAAGTCTCCTGATCAATGGAATATGTCAGTCTGGTCCGATGGTTGTGTTCCAAGGAATAAATCAAATTGCAAGAACAGCTATACAGATGGTTTCTTTACATATAAACATTTGAAATTGCCAGACACATCTGCATCACGGTATAATAAAACCATGAACCTTGATGAATGTCAGAGGTCATGTCTTACAACCTGTTCCTGTACAGCATATACAAATTTGGATATCCGTGATGGAGGGAGTGGCTGTCTACTTTGGTCTAATGATCTGGTTGACATGAGGAAATTCTCTGATTGGGGACAAGACTTGTTTGTCAGAGTCCCAGCTTCAGAATTAG ACCATGCTGGCCATGGAAATATCAAGAAGAAGATAGTAGAAATCATCGTTGGTGTAATCATTTTCGGATTTCTCATATGTGCATCCGTATTTATAATAAGAAATCCAT GGACAGCAAGAAAACTTTACAACAAGCATTTCAAAAGTAAACCGAGAAAGGAAGATGGTGATTTGCCAACTTTCAATTTGTCAGTCTTAGCTAATGCTACCGAAAACTTTTCAACTAAAAATAAGCTTGGCGAAGGTGGCTTTGGACCAGTGTACAAG GGAAAGCTGATAGATGGACAAGTGTTAGCTGTGAAAAGGCTTTCAAAGGAATCTGGACAAGGGCTAGAAGAATTCAAAAATGAAGTAGCATTGATTGCGAAACTTCAGCACCGTAATCTTGTAAAACTTCTGGGTTGTTGTAtcgaaggagaagaaaaaatgttaatttacgAATACATGCCGAATCAAAGCTTGGACTACTTTATTTTTG ATGAAACCAAAAGGAAATTGCTAGACTGGCATAAGCGTTTCAACATTATTAGTGGCATTGCTCGAGGACTTTTGTATCTTCATCAAGACTCTAGGCTGAGGATTATTCACAGAGACCTAAAAACTAGCAATATTTTACTAGATGCAAATTTTGATCCCAAAATATCAGACTTTGGCTTGGCTCGATCTTTTTTGGGAGATCAATTCGACGCAAAGACAAATAGAGTGGCTGGCACATA TGGTTACATACCTCCTGAGTATGCTGCACGTGGGCATTTCTCAGTGAAATCAGATGTCTTTAGTTATGGTGTGATACTACTAGAGATTGTAAGTGGGAAGAAAAACAGAGAATTTTCAGACCCACAACACTACAATAATCTTCTCGGGCAT GCATGGAGATTATGGACCGAAGGGAGGGCGCTGGAACTATTAGATGAAGTGTTAGGAGAACAATGCACACTCTCTGAAATCATACGATGCATACAAATAGGCCTACTATGTGTGCAACAAAGACCAGAAGATAGACCAGACATGTCATCCGTGGGTTTATTCTTGAATGGTGATAAATTATTGTCAAAGCCTAAGGTTCCGGGTTTTTACACCGAAAAGGATGTTACATCTGAAGCAAATTCTTCATCGGCAAATCACAAACTGTGCTCAGTTAATGAACTGTCCATCACAATATTAGATGCAAGATAG